A region of Ferrimicrobium sp. DNA encodes the following proteins:
- the sodN gene encoding superoxide dismutase, Ni, giving the protein MLLTKMLTLVDTLRAPAQASAHCDLPCGVYDPAQARIEAESIKAIVEKYNASDDQYFRDRATLIKEERAAEVNRHLDVLWYQYFQPAHLEKYPQLHEVFWNAKKLTSQVKRTNDTAVADQLLASIGQISDIFWETKK; this is encoded by the coding sequence ATGTTGCTCACAAAAATGCTCACGTTGGTAGATACACTACGCGCCCCGGCACAGGCCTCGGCGCACTGCGATCTGCCCTGCGGTGTCTACGACCCAGCGCAAGCAAGGATTGAGGCCGAGTCGATCAAGGCAATCGTTGAGAAATATAACGCGTCTGATGACCAATACTTCCGCGACCGGGCAACGCTCATCAAAGAGGAGCGCGCCGCAGAGGTCAATCGTCATCTTGACGTCCTTTGGTATCAGTACTTTCAGCCGGCCCACCTCGAAAAGTATCCGCAGTTGCATGAGGTCTTTTGGAATGCCAAGAAGCTGACGAGCCAGGTGAAGCGCACCAATGACACCGCAGTGGCTGATCAACTTCTTGCCAGCATTGGGCAGATCAGTGACATTTTCTGGGAGACCAAGAAGTAG
- a CDS encoding glycosyltransferase, whose amino-acid sequence MRLAVISYHASPVAVPGSGVNGGMNVYVRALATHLARAGVDCDVYSANVGTADQQSFRLESGLWLHSLPVRSGEGQAAGPDYLGIPEFADRVIEHMLRSSVRYDAVHANYWLSGVAAHRVKHDLNIPMITTFHTLEKAKRSVGASVDDRSSLRIHQESRILGCSDAVLASGQDEARWLLDMYQAPEAKIVHLPLGIDRAFFSPGSSGPAREAIGFNDGVPIVLYVGRIQSLKGTALAVETLVAMRAHRNARLLIVGGPSGHDGAQEFDRVQSLIHRYHLEDWVTVLDPMPHEILSTYYRAADVVLVPSVSESFGLVALEAMGCGTPVVATDVGGLRTVVDDGKTGILVQERRAGAFADAIERLLCNPVQYRVMAKRAATRAEEFTWAASAERLTGVVERVVQQGVLASCTSCA is encoded by the coding sequence TTGAGACTAGCAGTAATTAGCTACCACGCCTCTCCCGTGGCGGTGCCAGGGTCGGGAGTCAACGGTGGCATGAATGTTTACGTGAGGGCCCTTGCGACCCATCTTGCCCGCGCTGGTGTCGACTGTGACGTTTATTCGGCTAATGTCGGTACCGCTGATCAACAGTCATTCCGCCTCGAGTCTGGCCTCTGGCTGCACTCCTTGCCTGTTCGATCTGGCGAGGGCCAAGCTGCAGGGCCGGACTATCTGGGAATTCCCGAGTTTGCGGATCGTGTGATCGAACACATGCTTCGATCGTCAGTTCGTTACGATGCCGTGCACGCGAACTACTGGCTCTCTGGAGTCGCTGCACATCGCGTCAAGCATGATCTCAACATTCCAATGATTACTACGTTTCACACGTTGGAAAAGGCCAAACGATCCGTTGGTGCATCGGTGGACGATCGATCGAGCCTACGTATTCACCAGGAGTCACGCATCTTGGGCTGCTCCGATGCGGTACTAGCATCTGGCCAGGATGAGGCGCGGTGGTTACTCGACATGTATCAGGCGCCTGAAGCCAAGATCGTCCATCTGCCACTTGGCATCGATCGCGCGTTTTTCTCACCTGGGTCATCTGGACCAGCGCGCGAAGCCATTGGTTTCAATGATGGTGTTCCGATTGTACTCTACGTTGGGCGCATTCAGTCATTAAAGGGTACTGCGCTCGCGGTGGAGACATTGGTTGCCATGCGTGCTCATCGCAATGCTCGGTTGCTGATCGTGGGTGGGCCGTCTGGTCACGATGGCGCGCAAGAGTTCGATCGCGTGCAAAGTCTGATTCATCGTTATCACCTTGAGGATTGGGTGACCGTGCTTGATCCGATGCCACATGAAATCCTCTCGACGTACTACCGGGCTGCTGATGTGGTGTTGGTGCCTTCGGTGAGCGAGTCTTTTGGGTTGGTTGCGCTCGAGGCGATGGGGTGTGGCACGCCGGTCGTTGCCACCGATGTCGGTGGACTCAGGACAGTCGTAGATGACGGCAAGACCGGCATCTTGGTACAAGAACGTCGTGCCGGCGCATTTGCCGACGCCATTGAGCGGTTGCTATGCAACCCTGTGCAGTATCGAGTGATGGCCAAGCGTGCTGCAACTCGGGCTGAGGAGTTTACCTGGGCTGCGAGTGCTGAGAGATTGACGGGCGTTGTCGAACGCGTCGTGCAACAAGGGGTGTTGGCCAGCTGCACGAGTTGTGCATAG
- the proC gene encoding pyrroline-5-carboxylate reductase, whose product MHDLLVVGSGNMGAALAIGMGIAGDGLGSIAILDHTLSKAQAVASRVPQGIALTALEAADVYLLAVKPHHIRGVLEQLPSGAKVISVAAGIRLDQLNAWAPKGARVVRAMPNTACEIRAGVTAICALEGSDDLVIRASELFALVGDVFVVAEQQFDTVAALSGSGPAYVFLLLEAMQEAGITLGLPAALALDLSRATIRGAGLLAQTRQDDPRAMRLAVTSPGGMTAAAIAVFEEFGLRHQTLAAVRAATEQARALSERAKG is encoded by the coding sequence GTGCACGATTTATTGGTGGTTGGCAGCGGAAACATGGGAGCTGCGTTAGCTATTGGCATGGGCATCGCTGGCGATGGTCTTGGATCGATTGCCATCCTCGATCACACACTGAGCAAGGCACAGGCCGTCGCGTCGCGGGTTCCCCAAGGTATCGCCCTTACTGCACTTGAGGCTGCCGACGTCTACCTCCTTGCCGTGAAGCCACACCACATCCGCGGAGTTTTGGAACAATTGCCGTCTGGCGCCAAGGTTATCTCGGTCGCTGCGGGCATTCGTCTCGATCAGTTGAACGCCTGGGCGCCTAAAGGGGCGCGAGTTGTGCGTGCGATGCCGAACACCGCGTGTGAAATCAGGGCGGGAGTGACCGCCATTTGTGCCCTAGAAGGTTCCGATGACCTGGTAATCCGCGCTAGCGAGTTGTTCGCGCTCGTCGGTGACGTGTTTGTAGTTGCTGAGCAACAATTCGATACGGTTGCTGCGTTGTCCGGGAGCGGACCCGCTTACGTCTTCTTGCTGTTAGAGGCCATGCAAGAGGCTGGCATTACGCTCGGTTTGCCTGCTGCACTGGCGCTCGACTTGTCGCGTGCCACGATTCGAGGTGCGGGACTCTTGGCGCAAACTCGGCAGGATGACCCGCGGGCGATGAGGCTTGCGGTCACCTCCCCGGGAGGGATGACTGCTGCAGCGATTGCGGTGTTTGAGGAGTTCGGATTGCGTCACCAGACGCTAGCGGCGGTGCGCGCAGCCACTGAGCAGGCGCGAGCACTCTCGGAGCGGGCTAAGGGATGA
- the hemA gene encoding glutamyl-tRNA reductase translates to MSLILLSVNESDLGSDFDRFALTRPLEDALRDALRGLIERGIIEEALLLSTCARTELYIMAGQFHSTVDEVADVFAQVLQLPVASVQPVTRVLYGKAAIHHLLRVSGGLESAIVGESEILAQVKQSLLAARESMTVVGPLGRYFERALEVGKRIRNETMIGSGNVSVTSAAALLAILEDAPRLESPRVGVVGSGAIGSEVARVLVDKGASVTIMSSSPERRELLERQLVGVSVAPTSNLSDQLGSLDALVMAGSTTPLVLDATALEGFAGLRIIDLCRPRTVDRVTAEVAGVTLLDLDDVNRFVSDQLAERMEAVNSVELIIEAELAAFAELVWIEDMGPILRKLYEQAEQVRMSELTRTLKRLNYDDPKVAAELELLTHRIVNKLLHQPAASLREHAGSEGFAEYLETFKMIFQL, encoded by the coding sequence ATGTCTCTCATTCTCTTAAGTGTTAATGAGTCTGACCTTGGGTCGGACTTTGATCGTTTCGCTCTTACTCGGCCGCTTGAAGATGCATTGAGAGATGCACTGAGGGGTTTGATAGAGCGTGGGATAATCGAAGAGGCCCTGCTTCTCAGCACCTGTGCTCGGACGGAGCTCTACATCATGGCGGGGCAGTTCCACTCCACAGTTGATGAGGTGGCGGATGTTTTTGCCCAGGTGCTGCAACTTCCGGTAGCGAGTGTGCAACCGGTCACTCGAGTTCTCTACGGCAAAGCCGCGATTCATCACCTCTTACGGGTGTCGGGTGGACTCGAGTCTGCGATCGTTGGCGAGAGCGAGATTCTCGCCCAAGTCAAGCAGTCGTTGCTTGCTGCCAGAGAGAGCATGACCGTCGTGGGTCCGCTCGGGCGCTATTTCGAGCGTGCGCTTGAAGTTGGCAAGCGGATACGTAACGAGACCATGATTGGATCTGGGAATGTTTCGGTGACGTCAGCGGCGGCGCTACTGGCGATCTTGGAGGATGCCCCGCGACTGGAGAGCCCACGCGTTGGTGTGGTGGGCTCGGGCGCGATTGGTTCTGAAGTCGCCAGGGTGCTAGTTGACAAGGGAGCTTCAGTAACGATCATGTCATCGTCTCCTGAGCGCCGCGAACTTCTGGAGCGCCAACTTGTCGGGGTGAGCGTGGCGCCAACGAGCAACCTCTCTGATCAACTTGGCTCGCTCGACGCCCTCGTTATGGCGGGTTCAACCACTCCTTTGGTTCTCGATGCGACAGCATTAGAGGGGTTTGCGGGCTTGCGGATTATCGATCTCTGCCGTCCTCGGACGGTCGATCGAGTGACGGCAGAGGTGGCTGGCGTGACCCTTCTCGACCTTGACGATGTTAATCGGTTCGTCTCTGACCAGCTTGCCGAGCGCATGGAAGCCGTCAACTCCGTCGAGTTGATTATCGAGGCTGAGTTGGCGGCGTTCGCAGAGTTGGTGTGGATCGAAGACATGGGTCCGATACTGCGCAAGCTATACGAACAGGCTGAGCAGGTTCGAATGAGCGAGCTGACACGTACGCTCAAACGGTTGAATTACGATGATCCCAAGGTGGCGGCTGAGTTGGAGTTGCTGACCCATCGGATTGTCAATAAGTTGCTTCACCAGCCAGCGGCATCCCTTCGAGAGCATGCTGGGTCGGAGGGGTTTGCGGAGTATCTTGAGACGTTCAAGATGATCTTTCAACTTTGA
- the hemC gene encoding hydroxymethylbilane synthase, producing MTSAIKLATRGSELALWQAEWVASLLSAPTEIVVVETQGDRDQQRSLTEIGGQGVFVKEIQHRVLGGRASVAVHSAKDLPSAPVEGLVIGAWLPRANPLDAIVGSTLNSLVPGARVGTSSLRRAAQLLALRPDVVITSLRGNIRTRLSKGQDLDAIFVAAAALDRLGLQPDVMETLSPEVMLPQVGQGAIALECRADDVATIAILDVLNDARTEQAVKAERSFLRAFGTGCSLPIGAFCEHRDGMLELHAMVAAPDGTRVLRGSLAGEDPASLGATLAETMIQRGALDLLTASEGTR from the coding sequence ATGACCAGTGCAATCAAGCTCGCCACTCGAGGCTCAGAGTTGGCGCTTTGGCAGGCCGAATGGGTAGCATCGCTCCTGTCGGCACCCACGGAGATCGTCGTTGTGGAGACCCAAGGCGACCGTGACCAACAGCGAAGTCTCACTGAGATCGGTGGGCAGGGTGTTTTCGTCAAGGAGATTCAGCACCGCGTGCTCGGCGGAAGGGCTTCGGTGGCAGTCCACTCGGCAAAGGATCTCCCGAGCGCGCCCGTCGAAGGGCTGGTGATCGGCGCCTGGTTACCACGTGCGAATCCACTTGATGCTATCGTCGGATCTACCTTAAATAGCCTTGTTCCTGGAGCCCGTGTCGGGACGTCGTCGCTGCGACGAGCCGCGCAACTCCTTGCGCTTCGACCAGACGTTGTGATTACTTCACTGCGCGGCAATATTCGAACACGGCTGTCCAAAGGACAAGATCTCGACGCAATTTTTGTAGCAGCAGCAGCACTCGATCGGCTTGGTCTGCAACCTGACGTCATGGAGACGCTCTCTCCAGAGGTCATGCTTCCACAGGTCGGTCAGGGGGCGATCGCCCTTGAGTGTAGGGCCGACGATGTCGCGACGATTGCGATCCTTGATGTCCTCAATGACGCTCGCACCGAGCAAGCCGTCAAGGCCGAGCGAAGCTTTTTGCGGGCCTTTGGCACTGGCTGTAGCCTGCCAATTGGGGCTTTCTGTGAACACAGGGATGGCATGCTCGAGCTTCACGCCATGGTTGCCGCACCCGATGGAACTAGGGTACTGCGTGGCAGTCTCGCTGGTGAGGATCCGGCCTCGCTTGGAGCTACGCTTGCCGAGACCATGATCCAGCGTGGGGCGCTTGACCTGCTGACGGCCTCGGAAGGTACAAGGTAA
- the cobA gene encoding uroporphyrinogen-III C-methyltransferase translates to MSRVALVGAGPGDPGLITVRGLELLNSAEVVVTDFLIDSRLKQRIAPHVKIVDVGKRPGQASFSQEAINQELVSLAREHDLVVRLKGGDPFLFGRGGEEVDALLQAGISVEVVPGVSSAIAGPAFAGIPVTHRGLADGFLVITGHRHADAPLDYDWSALVASGLTIVVLMGVAHRRYIATSLINAGMDPTTPVAVIESVTWPQEQSLRTTLAQVGDVAVSSPAVIIVGKTAGLELAWRGSSPLAGLSVALLRPFDPGDALARRLRDLGAMVVEAPAIELREPSDGGAALRTAMEQVERYDWLVFTSKNGVQRTLNHCGDLRRLARVKIACIGSGTQAALAGYRIGCDLVPQEFVGESLVAAFPAGTGRVLFPRARVARDVVVDGLRSKGWSVDLVEAYQVAIPDPVMTHEQAKGIDIVIFTSASTVDGFSQQYPGVLPQHAVAIGPVTAKCLQSIGVTQPHVAQEFSAHGLLELVMKLVARRATS, encoded by the coding sequence GTGTCACGCGTTGCCCTTGTCGGCGCCGGCCCGGGCGACCCTGGCCTGATCACGGTACGGGGTCTGGAGCTCCTGAACTCAGCGGAGGTCGTGGTCACAGATTTCCTGATAGACAGCCGGTTGAAACAGCGCATTGCGCCACATGTTAAAATTGTGGATGTTGGTAAGCGTCCGGGGCAAGCGTCATTCTCGCAGGAGGCAATCAATCAAGAGCTTGTCAGCCTTGCCAGGGAGCATGACCTTGTGGTTCGCCTCAAAGGTGGCGATCCGTTCCTCTTTGGAAGAGGTGGCGAGGAGGTCGATGCGCTGTTACAGGCCGGTATCTCCGTAGAGGTAGTGCCTGGCGTCTCCTCGGCCATTGCTGGCCCAGCCTTTGCTGGGATCCCGGTGACCCATCGAGGGTTGGCAGATGGCTTTCTGGTGATAACAGGACATCGACATGCCGACGCTCCTCTGGACTACGACTGGTCAGCGCTTGTCGCCTCGGGGTTGACGATCGTTGTTCTCATGGGTGTCGCCCATCGACGCTACATCGCGACGTCACTGATAAATGCGGGTATGGATCCCACAACCCCGGTCGCGGTGATCGAGTCGGTAACCTGGCCCCAGGAGCAATCATTGAGAACGACGTTGGCTCAGGTTGGTGATGTTGCTGTGAGTTCACCTGCAGTGATCATTGTTGGCAAGACTGCAGGACTGGAGTTGGCGTGGCGAGGATCGAGCCCGCTGGCTGGTCTCAGTGTTGCGCTGTTGCGACCCTTCGACCCTGGTGATGCCCTCGCGAGACGGCTACGAGACCTTGGGGCTATGGTCGTCGAGGCACCAGCGATCGAACTTCGTGAACCTTCTGACGGTGGCGCTGCACTGCGCACGGCGATGGAGCAGGTGGAACGTTACGATTGGTTGGTGTTTACCTCAAAAAATGGCGTCCAACGCACACTGAACCACTGTGGGGACCTACGCCGATTGGCTCGGGTGAAGATCGCCTGCATCGGTTCTGGCACCCAGGCAGCATTGGCTGGGTACCGAATTGGCTGCGACCTTGTGCCTCAAGAGTTTGTGGGGGAGTCGTTGGTGGCTGCGTTCCCGGCTGGCACGGGGAGAGTGCTTTTCCCGCGGGCCCGCGTCGCTCGTGATGTCGTCGTTGACGGCTTGCGCTCCAAAGGCTGGTCGGTGGACCTCGTCGAGGCGTACCAGGTGGCTATTCCCGATCCGGTGATGACTCATGAACAGGCCAAAGGGATCGACATTGTGATTTTTACCTCAGCGTCAACTGTCGATGGGTTTAGCCAGCAGTATCCGGGGGTGCTACCGCAACATGCCGTGGCGATCGGGCCAGTGACGGCCAAATGTTTGCAATCGATCGGTGTCACGCAACCACACGTGGCCCAAGAGTTCTCTGCACATGGCTTGCTTGAGCTTGTCATGAAGCTGGTCGCCCGTCGGGCGACCAGCTGA
- the hemB gene encoding porphobilinogen synthase, producing MESFRRPRRLRATSVVRELVAETHLRRTQLILPMFIRDGIDHPVPIVSMPGVFQHSIASAKEEADRLLEAGVSSVLLFGVTDRKDEDGRYACRGDFVLQRGIDALKTAFGDDLFVISDLCLDEYTTHGHCGVLDAKGRVDNDRTLVRYQELAQSLAQAGVDMVAPSGMMDHQVAAIREALDACGAPECGILAYSAKYASALYGPFREAVDVEIADGGDRRAYQQDYRNQREALLEVELDLAEGADMVMVKPASFYLDVIAKVRPICPVPLVAYQVSGEYSMIVAASDAGFIDRRQTVLESLTAIARAGADSVLTYFAKEVAPWL from the coding sequence ATGGAATCTTTTCGACGGCCGCGACGCCTGCGTGCTACGTCTGTGGTCAGAGAGCTCGTCGCCGAAACCCACCTGCGCCGTACCCAACTCATCCTTCCTATGTTCATTCGAGACGGGATCGACCATCCGGTTCCAATCGTCTCGATGCCTGGCGTGTTTCAACATTCGATTGCGAGTGCAAAGGAGGAGGCCGACAGGCTTCTGGAGGCTGGTGTCAGCAGTGTTCTGCTTTTTGGTGTGACCGACCGCAAGGACGAGGATGGAAGGTATGCCTGTCGAGGAGACTTTGTCCTCCAGCGTGGCATCGATGCGTTGAAGACCGCGTTTGGCGATGACCTTTTCGTCATCAGCGATCTGTGTCTCGATGAGTACACGACGCATGGACATTGTGGTGTACTCGACGCAAAGGGCAGAGTCGACAATGATCGTACCCTTGTTCGCTACCAAGAGCTGGCCCAGTCCTTGGCACAGGCGGGTGTCGATATGGTCGCTCCGTCGGGGATGATGGATCACCAAGTCGCGGCGATCCGGGAGGCACTTGATGCATGCGGTGCACCCGAGTGTGGCATCCTTGCTTATTCGGCAAAGTATGCCTCCGCGCTCTATGGTCCTTTTCGCGAGGCAGTGGACGTTGAGATAGCCGATGGTGGCGACCGGCGGGCCTATCAGCAGGATTACCGCAACCAACGGGAGGCGCTCCTCGAGGTCGAGCTGGATCTCGCAGAAGGTGCGGACATGGTGATGGTCAAACCCGCGTCGTTCTATCTCGATGTGATCGCGAAGGTCCGCCCAATCTGTCCAGTTCCACTGGTTGCCTACCAGGTCTCTGGTGAATATTCCATGATTGTGGCCGCATCCGATGCGGGTTTTATCGATCGACGCCAGACCGTACTGGAATCGCTGACAGCGATCGCCCGCGCCGGCGCGGACAGCGTTCTGACCTATTTTGCGAAGGAGGTTGCCCCGTGGCTTTGA
- the hemL gene encoding glutamate-1-semialdehyde 2,1-aminomutase, protein MALKNGEAMTNETAFARACAALVGGVNSPVRSFGAVGGVPFFVHDGQGSYITDVEGRRYLDYVQSYGAIIHGHAHPGILSSLLEAAHRGTTFGAPTLGEVALAELIKQKVAGVDLVRLTSSGTEATMTALRLARGFTGRSKIIKFEGCYHGHSDALLAASGSGVASLGLPASVGVTTGAVADTIVVPYNEVPEVDETIAAIIVEPVAANMGLVPPSPGFLAELRSLTEQVGALLIFDEVITGFRVAEGGASSLFGITPDLWCFGKVIGGGLPVGAVAGPERVMDHLAPVGPVYQAGTLSGNPLATAAGAAALRLLDVASYRMLTGRAEQLEVGLTKVIEEADLAVQIQRVGSLLGIFFADESVTNYQQAVSSVQRGVYPHFFHAMLKRGIALAPGPYEILFPGLAHSVDDIDKTIDIASAAAAEAHDQWRRASSGTST, encoded by the coding sequence GTGGCTTTGAAGAACGGAGAAGCGATGACGAACGAGACAGCTTTTGCACGAGCCTGTGCTGCTCTGGTGGGAGGCGTCAACTCCCCGGTGCGCTCCTTTGGAGCGGTGGGAGGTGTCCCGTTCTTCGTCCATGATGGTCAAGGTTCGTACATCACTGACGTGGAGGGCCGCCGGTACTTGGATTACGTCCAGTCCTACGGCGCCATCATCCACGGGCATGCCCATCCTGGGATCCTCTCGTCGCTACTGGAGGCTGCCCACCGTGGGACGACCTTCGGGGCTCCGACGCTTGGTGAGGTTGCACTCGCGGAGCTGATCAAGCAGAAGGTGGCCGGCGTAGATCTGGTTCGTTTGACCAGTTCTGGGACGGAGGCAACGATGACGGCCTTGCGTCTGGCGCGTGGGTTCACTGGCCGGTCCAAAATAATCAAGTTTGAAGGCTGCTACCATGGGCACTCTGACGCTTTGTTGGCGGCGAGTGGTTCAGGGGTGGCGTCGTTGGGGTTGCCGGCTTCAGTTGGTGTGACAACCGGAGCCGTGGCCGACACGATTGTGGTCCCCTATAACGAAGTTCCCGAGGTCGACGAGACGATCGCGGCCATCATTGTTGAACCGGTGGCGGCGAACATGGGACTGGTTCCCCCGAGTCCTGGCTTCCTTGCCGAGCTGCGCTCGCTGACCGAACAGGTGGGTGCTTTGTTGATATTTGATGAGGTGATCACCGGTTTTCGTGTTGCCGAAGGCGGAGCGTCTTCCCTGTTTGGCATCACGCCGGATCTGTGGTGCTTTGGCAAGGTGATTGGAGGTGGACTACCGGTCGGCGCAGTTGCGGGGCCTGAGCGCGTGATGGACCATCTCGCTCCCGTCGGCCCTGTCTATCAGGCCGGCACACTGTCGGGCAACCCGCTAGCCACCGCCGCAGGAGCAGCCGCGCTTCGCCTGCTGGACGTGGCGAGCTACCGGATGCTGACTGGCCGAGCTGAGCAACTCGAGGTTGGGCTTACCAAGGTGATCGAAGAGGCAGACCTTGCAGTTCAAATACAACGCGTCGGCTCACTCCTTGGAATCTTCTTTGCAGACGAGTCAGTTACGAATTACCAGCAAGCGGTTTCGTCCGTGCAGCGCGGGGTCTACCCGCACTTCTTTCATGCGATGCTCAAGCGAGGCATTGCGCTAGCACCAGGACCCTACGAGATTCTTTTTCCAGGGCTTGCGCACTCAGTTGACGACATTGACAAGACGATTGACATCGCGTCTGCGGCGGCAGCAGAGGCCCATGACCAGTGGCGTCGCGCGTCGTCTGGCACGTCTACATGA
- a CDS encoding geranylgeranyl reductase family protein, translating to MSKNTADEVSVDVVVIGGGPSGAAAAHWLAIRGVRVVVIEKKQFPRDKTCGDGLTPRAVVQLEAMGLQAMLDQQHKYLGLRAIAHGRAYELPWPSLPNYPDYGYVVRRSVLDQAVLERAGEVGANVLYHHEAIEATLDAGHIQSLRVRVLDTQDELSLKAKIYVLAEGSNARIARSIGAHRDLKKPLGLAIRGYYDTDRSDEDWIESHLDLRDATGATIPGYGWIFPAGDGTANVGFGLLSNSQRWRKMNTTHALERFVSQNERDWHFPPGLGANGATGGKLPMGLSVVPRSGPNYLLIGDAAASINPFNGEGISYAYETGRLGADAITQSLGTGDARPIVEFSRSLDAHYAGYYATGRLFVKAISNPRLMSSGVWLTMRSKQTMAPVVAIMANLMSATTSARIEQIYRLTQQLREKQAG from the coding sequence GTGAGTAAAAATACCGCAGACGAGGTGTCAGTCGATGTCGTAGTAATCGGAGGTGGCCCCTCCGGTGCCGCGGCCGCCCATTGGCTCGCGATACGCGGGGTGCGGGTGGTCGTCATCGAGAAGAAACAATTCCCGCGTGACAAGACCTGTGGAGACGGCCTCACCCCAAGAGCCGTCGTTCAGCTTGAGGCCATGGGGCTACAAGCAATGCTCGATCAACAACACAAGTATCTAGGTTTGCGGGCGATTGCGCATGGCCGCGCCTACGAGCTCCCCTGGCCTAGCCTTCCGAATTACCCTGATTATGGTTACGTCGTGCGAAGGTCCGTCCTCGACCAGGCAGTACTCGAACGAGCTGGTGAGGTTGGGGCCAACGTCCTCTATCACCATGAAGCGATAGAGGCAACACTCGACGCCGGCCACATCCAGTCGCTTCGTGTCAGAGTTCTCGATACTCAGGATGAACTCAGTCTGAAGGCGAAGATCTACGTCCTGGCAGAGGGGTCGAACGCACGGATTGCCCGATCGATTGGTGCACATCGTGACCTGAAGAAACCGCTCGGCCTCGCGATTCGCGGATACTACGACACCGATCGAAGCGACGAAGACTGGATTGAGTCACATCTTGATCTCCGCGATGCAACTGGCGCAACCATCCCGGGTTATGGATGGATCTTCCCGGCCGGAGACGGCACTGCCAATGTCGGCTTCGGTTTGCTATCTAACAGTCAACGCTGGCGCAAAATGAACACCACGCACGCCCTTGAGCGCTTCGTCTCCCAGAACGAACGCGATTGGCACTTTCCTCCGGGCCTCGGGGCCAATGGCGCTACCGGTGGAAAATTGCCGATGGGCCTCAGCGTCGTCCCGCGCTCCGGCCCCAACTATCTCTTGATAGGCGACGCAGCCGCCAGTATCAATCCGTTCAACGGCGAGGGTATCTCCTATGCCTATGAGACTGGTCGGCTTGGGGCCGACGCGATCACCCAAAGCCTCGGCACCGGCGATGCAAGGCCGATCGTCGAGTTCTCTCGCTCCCTCGATGCCCATTACGCTGGGTACTACGCCACTGGACGGCTTTTTGTGAAGGCGATATCTAACCCTCGCTTGATGTCATCTGGCGTGTGGCTCACGATGAGGTCAAAGCAGACGATGGCGCCGGTGGTGGCAATCATGGCTAACCTCATGTCGGCGACCACATCCGCACGGATCGAACAGATCTATCGTCTGACCCAGCAGCTGCGCGAAAAGCAGGCCGGCTAA
- the ndhC gene encoding NADH-quinone oxidoreductase subunit A, translated as MAQYLPIVIMLALGGLFASGSFIASGLFAPRRPHRAKSAPYECGIVPRTEVAERFPVRFYLVAMIFIIFDIEIIFLYPFAAASGELGTFGVIEIATFALVVFVAFAYLVANGALSWGPTRSASSGSTRVPGRVDLKELTASMVRGGRN; from the coding sequence GTGGCTCAGTACCTTCCAATAGTCATCATGCTCGCGCTTGGTGGGCTCTTTGCGTCAGGCTCGTTTATCGCTTCGGGGCTCTTTGCTCCCCGAAGGCCCCATCGAGCAAAGTCCGCACCATACGAGTGTGGTATTGTTCCACGGACCGAGGTAGCCGAGCGGTTTCCCGTGCGCTTTTACCTGGTCGCCATGATCTTTATCATCTTCGATATCGAGATCATCTTTCTGTATCCTTTCGCTGCCGCCTCCGGTGAGCTCGGTACTTTCGGTGTGATCGAGATCGCCACTTTTGCACTGGTAGTCTTTGTTGCCTTTGCCTATCTTGTGGCGAATGGAGCCTTGAGCTGGGGGCCGACTCGCAGTGCGTCCTCTGGCTCGACGAGGGTCCCTGGTCGCGTCGATTTGAAGGAACTGACCGCCTCGATGGTCCGAGGGGGTCGCAACTGA
- a CDS encoding NADH-quinone oxidoreductase subunit B, which translates to MPLEDLSYNFLTGNVEKLVQWARKASVWPATFGLACCAIEMMASGAADFDLARFGMEVFRASPRQSDLMIVAGRVSQKMAPVLRQVYDQMMEPKWVISMGVCASTGGMFNNYAIVQGVDQIVPVDVYAPGCPPGPETLMHAILTLHHQIQTGEILRRRAAGEKGTTVKMIGEPATTKMLGGVEDLV; encoded by the coding sequence ATGCCACTTGAAGACCTGAGTTACAACTTCCTGACCGGCAACGTAGAGAAGCTGGTTCAGTGGGCGCGTAAGGCCAGCGTGTGGCCTGCAACTTTTGGACTCGCCTGCTGCGCGATCGAGATGATGGCCAGCGGTGCAGCCGATTTTGATCTTGCTCGATTCGGCATGGAGGTTTTTCGGGCCTCGCCGCGTCAATCTGATCTGATGATCGTCGCTGGCCGAGTGTCACAAAAAATGGCACCGGTGCTGCGCCAGGTCTATGACCAGATGATGGAGCCCAAGTGGGTGATCTCGATGGGTGTCTGCGCCTCGACTGGTGGCATGTTCAACAACTACGCCATCGTCCAGGGCGTCGATCAGATCGTGCCCGTCGATGTTTATGCGCCTGGTTGTCCTCCCGGCCCAGAGACCTTGATGCACGCCATCTTGACGCTGCACCATCAGATCCAGACGGGCGAGATCCTTCGTCGTAGGGCCGCCGGCGAGAAGGGCACGACGGTCAAAATGATTGGCGAGCCAGCCACCACGAAGATGCTCGGAGGTGTCGAGGACCTTGTCTGA